Part of the Zingiber officinale cultivar Zhangliang chromosome 6A, Zo_v1.1, whole genome shotgun sequence genome, GTGAGTTTTCAACTGTCTTAGATTAATAACTACCtagattgtaactaagtaaattcttTAGTATTCTtacttttagttattatttttatgttaattatttgtGTGCTTAATTAATATTGTATCCTTGTTTAGTTAAAATAGTAAGAGATTTTTCTAACTTATTTttagagctattcatccccccccccccccctttagccaGCCTAATACGGACCTACAATTATAAATCAAGATAATTTCATATGTAATAATACAAAACAAGAGAAAAATAAGCTAGTTGAAGATGTGAGTTGCAATAGCTAAAAATAGTCTTTAATCAATCTCAAGTAATCAGAATTGTGATACCAAATAATAcctttcttgtattttttttcaaTGAACAACAATTGGAAGGAcatgattgttggtgcagttggcaccaatggttaaactcaagttttgattaatgacaaattattaaaattagattttatgTTTTCTAACATATTTATGAAGTGTGCAGGACTGAAAGATTTAataggacctgacaccaggttgAAGTTCAGTTAGGTTGATAACTGGCATAGGAAGACCAGATAGGATGATATATGGCAGGAAGTCTATTTAAGTCTACGAGACCTGACAACTAGCTAAAGTCTAGATGGAGCATCTGGCAAAAAGACCTAATGTGCCAAGAGTTGAGTAAGTCAGCAAATGGCAAGTGAGGTAAGCACTGGAGGAggtgatccagtgaggacgagccTAGTGGGGTTATAGGTGTTGGtccaatttagatccattttggaaatctCAATTGAGACCGTAACTAGATCCTAGACTTGGTGAGACATGATCTAAGTTATAAATTGATCTTGTTTTTAAtgtgttaactctgttttgcaggatatttttattattgtttggAATAACGTTTCTTACAGGAAATCGAAGTTCTAAGTTGGCTAGAAAAAGGATTTTCAAGTGCCTTGGAAAGGTACAAGTACTTGGATTCGATTGAACCCAACCATATGTGCAGTTGAGGTGATGCACTCTGATTGGTTAGCACACGTCAGAATCCAAGCACCCGGGGCTGATCCAGGAGCCCGATTGTTGATAAATGCCTACTAGATAGAGCTTCGTTGAAGTGCAGCCATGTCTGCGATCCAGGTGCCCAGAGTTGAATAACTCAGTGTCGAAGTAGGATCAAATAGGCTTCAGTGGAAATGCCTGGGGGTGGTCTAGGAGCTCAGAAAGGCTATAAAAGAAGCTTCGACCAATAACATCAATACAAGATTTGCTCCGACTTTCATACTCACACTCTGCTCTTAGAAGCTCTCTATACGACATCGAAAAGCTGCTCTAACAACCAACGCTCAAGCTACTACTTTACTTGTGTCGGTATAATTTGCTTATTGTTTTGTACTTAAAATCTTTGTAACTATTCGAGctaatagtgaattgcccaacgaaaatacTCATCGAGTGCAGGCTTTGGAGTAGAAGTCATCggagactctgaaccaagtaaaaccaacttatATTAGTGATTGATTTTCTATCTTTagtttccactgctttctctcaTTTTATGAAAAAGTAAAAAAGTGACTAGAGCTATTCAttcccctctagcgctttacgATCCTACAATGATGACTTGGTTATGTAAAATGTATATATATGAAAATTTAAGCACCTATCTTTCATCACCAAAAGATGTAAAATGAAAAAGAAGCCCAACACATCCAATAACTAAGTAATATCAATTTTGTAACACAAGATGCATAGCAATATTGAAAATTGTTAAGAGATCACCAACCATGGTCGATCATTATAGGTTTTCATTTGTCTTGATTCTTAAACACTTTGTATAACCTCAGCAGAAGGAATgacaaaaaataattaaaataggaTAATCCTTCACAATTCTCATGAAATCTAAGATTCAATTAGATAAGAATACTGaaacattttttaatttatcaaatttaatatGATTACCTTAAACAGGAATTACTGCTACAATCTATCTAAGCATAAGATTAGACTACAATCATCTCATTCCTTTTTAAGGTAAATTATGAGGATGATGAGGGTGGTGGGGGAGTCGAGAAGGGTCGACTGCTACATCTTCAACTTGTACGACTGCAACTCATGGTCTATCTCGATGATAAAGGAAACTATGAGGATGAGAAAGATGGTGTTAGTGATTCATGTGGCCTTTCCAATGCTAACATCTTCTTGGTCACGGTAGCATCCTCGGCGATGGCAGCTCTATCTCGCATGATAATTACAGACTCCAAGATAGAGTTTGATATGTGAGATAGTAAGTCATCAGTGTGCCATGTAAGTGAATTTTTCAATGAAGACAAATAtgaagatttatttttttttaaaaaaaaataaagtggttaaagtttttttttctttagaaTGAACAGTGAGATAGGGGGTATTATGGAAAAGAGAAtggaaaaaaaatacataaatggtcaatataaaaatataaaaatgagtaTGTTTCTTTTTTTTGGTAATACACAAAACCAAATACATGATTTGAGAAATCACCGTTTTAATTAAGTCTCATtcgttttaaataaattaaagcaGTTTAATAAATATTTGAACGAGTTTGACTAATTTGAAAGACTAGATTATTTCAATGTTTTTTTAGCATATTGTAATAGTTTCAACTAAAATTAGTACAACAATGTTAGAATAATAATATTCTTGAGATATTAAAGAGTAATTTTGATATAacagtatttatattaaaaataaagatatttttagaatgaaaattaaaataggatatccttttaataataaaaattatttatgacaCCTTTAGATTTTCCCTTAGGTCTTAGATAATTAAACTTTTATGTAAATTATCAATCATATAATATCTTTAATTTGATACACAAGATGATATATTAAATTGGATTCCAGTATAACAATCTAAAACCAGCGTCTTATAGATAATTTTttcaagtaaaataaaaaatttgggaCATTGATAGTTAGGGAAGGAATCCTTGTGCTTTCATATTTACTAGGGAGAAAATCGTCCATTTTTAGAATTAATTGGAGGTGTAAATATATatctaaattataaaaatgaaaaataaaaccatcctcttataattatttaaaaatattttttttataattacttAGAAATAcaacataaataatttttttatctaaaagaaaactatttatagaaaaaaaataaagaaaattatttaGAGGCAAGTGGTTGATGCACATTGAATTTAGCCCACAATTAATTACttccaataaaaaaatataacgaAAGTTGGCAACTCGACGCCAAATAAAAATTATCTCACGTTTGGAAAGGCAAGTGATGGGTCGCTTTTTATCAATCTTTGAGCCATTGCTTTATAAAAAGATCTATCCCCTCCAAGATTCGTGTGAATCGACTTTGATTTTGATTCAATTGATTTGATCTACTAATTTGTTTGATCCtttaaaaagatataaaaagaatAGTATTGTGGTTGCACTATCTATAGTTCAAcataaaaataatatcataatatCCTCAacttataataaatattttttttaaaaaataatttattatataatatatttttaattgatagttaataataaaatatagtaTTTATTGATTATCCTAGACAATAAAATACATTCATAAAATATTAAAACTAATATGGTTAAAGTAATCGGTTTAGTTTGATTTTATGAGTTCCATCAGAATGTACGAAAattaattcaaacctaaaaaCATtgctttttttttaaagtaaactaaattaaaaagtaaaaaaaatgaattttggaTTTGGTTTGCTCGTTTCCGACccataaaatcaaattaattattattctaATAAACGTATATTAATCATTTACTCtagataataaattaataaaaaagaaaagtcaaaaaacaaaaaagagaagaaaagaaaacgcCTACACTAGGCAAAACCAAAACCCATTTTGTAgacctttatttatttattttaattatgccgTCATTAATGACGCACTCATCTCTTTCCTCCCTAAATTCTCGTGAACCTTCGAGTATCAAATCTTAATTTCACCTCCTCATATTTAGAAAATAACACTTTGCCCTATGGAGTTCTCAAATTCATTTTAGTTCACCACTCTTACGTATGTGTTTAATGATAGATATTAATATAAAAGCATGCTAGGAtgtgtaaacaaataaattttgaaaattatagagGTAAAATGATGTTTTGTAAAGTATGTGGGGCTAAATGAAATGTTGTCTTCCTATTATATATACACGCTTTAAAACCATTCAAACAAACCACTCATTCTCGTACCCGCACTTACACGCACGACGCACGTGACAATCAATGAGCTCCCCGATGTACGGCGGCGTCGGCGACACCATTTCCTCGCCGGCGGACGTTCTGATTCTCACCGCCAGCAAGAGCAGGATCCCGGCTCATTCACGAGTCCTGGTAAGACGCCTGGATCTGTCGTCGTTGTGcgcggattttttttttttttttggtattagCGAATCAGTTTAGGACTTTAGGGATTGTTGACGGATGCGCTTGATTTAAGGCGGCGGCGTCGCCGGTGCTTGAGAGGTTGCTGGATCAGACGGAGAAGCGCATCGACGGCAGCGGCGGAGCGATTAGTATCTCCATTCTTGGCGTCCCCCATGGGGCAGTCGATGCCTTCCTCCGCTTCCTCTACTCTCCCTCCAGGTTactctttttctttatcttttttataaagttatttttttatttgatcttATACGATTTTTCCTCTCCGCCATTTCcggaaaatgaagaaaaaaatagaaaacattgTTAAAAAATTGGTAAAAAATTTTTTTGTAGACGCGCAGTTGTTTGGATtccttttccattaatttaatttggttttcGTAAATTTATTTCGAATTCCAACTTTTTGGTCGATCTACTCGATCAATATTTCTCGAAGATTATAACAAAAACATCGGTAAGGAATGCTCATTAATGACTGCTAAATTTGTCgtgtttaaaatcaaattttgttattttttttttcgatCGAGTGAAGGTGCGGTATGCTGGAGGCGAAGGgggaggaggcggcggcggagATGGCGGAACACGCGGTGCACTTGCTGGTGCTGTCGCACGTGTACCAAGTGGGATGGCTGAAGCGCGCGTGCGAGCGGGCGCTGGCGTCGCGCCTGGCTTCGGAGGCCGTGGTGGACGTTCTGGTCCTCGCGCGGCGGTGCGATGCGGCCTGGCTCCACCTCCGCTGTATGAAGCTCATCGCCAAGGACTTCGCCGCCGTCGAGCGCACCGAGGCGTGGCGCTTCCTCCAGGAGCACGACCCCTGCCTCGAGCTCGACATCCTCCAGTCTCTCCACGACGCGCACTTGGTAGGCGTACGTCCTCGCTCATCCCTCCTTCGCTTCGGCGTTTTATCAAACGACTAACGCGCCTCGCCTGATTCGTGCAGAGGCAGAAGCGGCGGCGGAGGAAGAGGGAGGAGCAGCGGGTTTACACGGAGCTGAGCGAGGCCATGGATTGCCTTCAACACATCTGCACGGAGGGCTGCGCCACCGGCCACTGCCCCGACTCTGCCACCTGCCGTGGCCTCCGGCAGCTCGTCAACCACCTCGCCCTCTGCGATCGCAAGAAGCGGCATTCCTGCGGCCGATGCAAGCGCCTGTGGCAGCTCCTCCGCCTCCACGCCTCGATTTGCGTCCAGCCTGATCACTGTCAGGTTCCCCTCTGCTCGTAAGCTCCCAAAAATCCAAGtttcactcttttttttttatcaataaacaCTCAAATCGTTACATCTCCGCTACAAAGattgaatttttattttgtttttgctCAATGAACACTCAAATCCTTGCTTCTCTGTGCatgaaagattaaaattttcaaacttatatattttttataaatgaaTGCTCAAATTTTATGTGGCTTAATCTGCAGGCAATTCAAGCAGAAGATGGATCAGAGTAATGGAAAAGAcgaggaagaggatgagaagTGGAGGCTGCTGGTGAAGAAGGTGGTCTCTGCAAGGATCATGTCCTGCTTGGCCAAGAGGAAGAGGCAAGAAGGGTTCCAAGACCAGGAGCAGCCATGGCTGAAGCACAATTTACTTGAGTGAGCAAAGAAGGGGGAAAAGTGTTCAATTTATAGTTGataatgtaaaaataaataaaaagaattagctTCTACTTGAGCTCTGTATACATGGATCTTTCTTCATATAAACAAGTGATTAATTATCAAATCTagcataatttttaaaagttatcaATTGTGGTTTATATGGTGTATAAAGTGCCTTCAAATTCAATTACTCAttacatatttatttaattatcttgGATTTGTATAGTTATTGATAATCCACTAATCTTgaatttgtatcatatttcatttatTATGTAATTTGAGATATTTATAGGGATGAAAATGTTAGCAATGTTCATGATGATTATGCTAATTATTATTGATTGAGGAGTAAAATGACAAAAactcaacaaaaaaaaataggaagaatttttttaagaaaagaatgTAAATAATTTTAATGAATAGACGACATGAtagaaaataaattaatatattatgaTAATAATGAAAGATGACTTATAAATTGTTAAGAATAATTAAGTCtcgtaattttttaaaaaagataattttttaaaatggctCAATATCAAAGTgctctaaaaattttaatttattattaaattattctTTTTGTAATGAATAAATAATGTAAATGGTAATATTAAACGGTAAATAGGTATTTTGCGTGAGATATTTTAAGAATAAATTAGATATCAAATCTTGGGAGCATTATGAAAATTTATAAATCTTGTGCGCTGTTTTGAGAAACTACCCATTTCTCGTTCTATTTCTCTTCCTTATCTCTTCCCTCCCTAATCCATGGCGGCGGCCGCGACGACCTTCCACTCCGTGTCGATGGCGGATGGCCTTCTTCCCTCACTTCACACCGTCGTCTTCTCTTCCAAGCCGTCCTTCCCTCTCCTGTCACTACCTCTCTCCTCTAAGCCCTTCCTCCACCTCTCTCGCTCCGCTTCTTCTTTCTACCTCAAAAAGAACCCTCCTATTCTTCCGCTCGTCTCGCAGACCTCCGACTGGGCTCTCCAAGATGAGGGTACCGCTGCTGGGATTGAGGAGTACGAGGGTGATgaggaccaggcgttggagggtGGGTTTATCGCCGAAGGAGACGGAGGATTTGTCGAGGGGGAAGAAGAGGAGAATGTTGAGCCGCCTGAGGAGGCTAAGCTCTATGTCGGGAACCTCCCTTACGATGTGGACAGCGAGCGATTGGCTCAGCTCTTCGGGAAAGCTGGCGTTGTCGAGGTTGCCGAGGTGAGAAAGCAGAACTCTTCATGGTCTTCCAGGGATACTGTAAACTAGAtgggatttcttttttttttttggttccgTTCTAAGCTATTCATCTGGTATTGCAGGTGGTTTACAACCGGCAGACAGATCAAAGTCGTGGCTTTGGATTCGTGACAATGAGCACCATTCAAGAAGCAGAAAAAGCAGTAGAAACGTTCCACAGATATGTAAGTTCTATCCTGTTTATTTAGTTGTTGATTATTCTTTCTAGTTCAGTTGGGTAGAAGAATTCTCCGTGTTAATGCTGAAAAGCTATCcaagttagtgaaaaaattacCTATTTATGCTGTATGTTCTTTTGCATCCATCAAGTACCCTGCTTGTATTGATTGTGTGTTGGTTCAGCACTTACCCCTTCATTTGCTATTTTGCATTGTTGACACATTACTATACAGAATGGAACTGGAAATTCTTGGACTATAGTTAGCGGCCAACTGGACATACATAGAAAGAAAATTTGCTTAAAGTTTCTAGATTAAGGTACCAAAATTTTGGGCCTTCAAATTTTCTAAATGAGAAAGGTGTACAACAAACCAACCCGTATAGTAGGAACATATAGTTTGTTTGCGTTCTGTTGTGGAAAGGTGAATAAACAACAGGGCTGTGGTGTATGTTAACATTGTTGGATTGTTGGTGTGTACTTTGGTAGTAAATCTTGTTAAGCAATTCATGTGTTTTATCTTTATAATTGTTGTATGGGCATAAGGGTGCATTTGTATTTTATCTGGCTTGAAGTGATGCAGTGGATAGTTCGTCTTGTGAACATAGATGGATGTTTGTATGATTCACCATGTACTTGCGTCATAATACAAGATTTGCATAAAGACAACAAGGACTGTTGAATAGTTTTTTCAGCAATTTTGAATAGTTCAATTTTAGTTTGTTTCAATAGTTTTGATGTTCAGCGAACCAATTAGGTTTGATTGCAGGAATCATGCCCAACATTTCAGTATCTTTTTCTTCTGCATTTTTGGAATTTTAGTTTTCCTTCATTAGGACCTTATACAACTTTTCTTCCTCTGTCTTCTTTAGAATGTTGGGATTGTGATTTTTTGTCCGTGTTACTGAAGCACATTGCTTTGATGAATATTTCTCTTAATTCAAGAGGTCATCATGTTTATTACTTGTCTTATCTTTAATTAGACTTAATATGCCCTAGAGTGTCTCCTATGTCAAATATAAAATGTCATCATGTAATCAATGTGCTCACTGCAAACGTTTGAGGAGAATATTTTGGAGCTTCAAACTACTGGTTTTTACGGTCTCCCCTATTACATCTCCTTTTCCTGGTAAATTGAAATTGCAGATTAGTAAATTGATACAGTAACCGTTTGTCTACTTATCTAGAGTCACAATGCCCATTGCAATTCCTTTATTAGCATCAGTTGCTGCATCAGGGTTGAGTTTGGACCGTGCAGGGTGTGGTCTCTGATACATGTTTGTTAATTTTAGTTATTCATCAATTACACTGTATGTTTTCTTAAGCTGTCTGCACTATTTGTTCATTGCAGCAATTTGAATTATTTCACTAGAAGAGAGAGTTTTTTTAAGCTAGAGATGTGTAATGTAACTCACCTTTCAGTGTGGACATATGCTTTTTGATCCATGTTAGGAAAGTAACCATTCTTTGTTTGATCTTTGTTTGCAAGTGCTCTATGTAACCATTCTTTGTAACAATGAGTCTGGTAAACATGATCTTTGAGCGAGTAATAATAATCACCTTCTTCCTACAATCACACATGATCAAGTGAAGTTCCTATTTGCATGCTCAACTATCAAGGTCCCCACCTCCGCATAAGAGTTTTGGCATTTGGATTGGTTTGATCTTCATGTTGGATTTTTACATAATATCAAAGTTGCCTCCTTTTTTCCCCACATGATTAAGTGAAATCCTCTTGAAGTCTTGGGCGCGCCTAAATATGATTATATAAGTGCCTTGACATTTTAGCTTAGACTGAGCTTCCAATTGGGCTTCTATAGTCTTTATGCGGACTTTGCACAGTATGCATACATTTAAATGCTAACTGGCACAGGAAACCAGATATGATGTGGTCAACATTGCCAAAGCACGGGAAACCTCTGATCCctagagtcatattccttcgtctGATATTCAGTAGAACTCTGTTTCTAGCTTTTACTGAGTTTGCAATCCACAATGAAAAATTAAGCATTAAGTTGCTGCTTTCCTCTTTGTCAGCTTAGCTTTTCAGCACTGAAAGCAGAGAGTATACTGGTAATGCCATTCGATTACCTTATTGCAAGCCTGTGATGGTCTTTTTCACATAGACTTGTTAACTCTAATTTTCAATCACCTTCATTATCTACAAGCCTTGTCCAAGTGTTCATTTTGTCGCTTGTTCAACTGGCCTACTTGGGCTGAGTAGAATGGGATGAGTTCAATGATTTACTGGTGGAAAAATGACAGTGAAGAACGGAGCACACCTCAATGTTCATGGGCTTGTACAACCCAACTCGACTGTAAAATAAATGGAATCTGATAACAA contains:
- the LOC121997470 gene encoding BTB/POZ and TAZ domain-containing protein 2-like isoform X1, with protein sequence MSSPMYGGVGDTISSPADVLILTASKSRIPAHSRVLAAASPVLERLLDQTEKRIDGSGGAISISILGVPHGAVDAFLRFLYSPSRCGMLEAKGEEAAAEMAEHAVHLLVLSHVYQVGWLKRACERALASRLASEAVVDVLVLARRCDAAWLHLRCMKLIAKDFAAVERTEAWRFLQEHDPCLELDILQSLHDAHLVGRQKRRRRKREEQRVYTELSEAMDCLQHICTEGCATGHCPDSATCRGLRQLVNHLALCDRKKRHSCGRCKRLWQLLRLHASICVQPDHCQVPLCSQFKQKMDQSNGKDEEEDEKWRLLVKKVVSARIMSCLAKRKRQEGFQDQEQPWLKHNLLE
- the LOC121997470 gene encoding BTB/POZ and TAZ domain-containing protein 2-like isoform X2, with translation MSSPMYGGVGDTISSPADVLILTASKSRIPAHSRVLAAASPVLERLLDQTEKRIDGSGGAISISILGVPHGAVDAFLRFLYSPSRCGMLEAKGEEAAAEMAEHAVHLLVLSHVYQVGWLKRACERALASRLASEAVVDVLVLARRCDAAWLHLRCMKLIAKDFAAVERTEAWRFLQEHDPCLELDILQSLHDAHLRQKRRRRKREEQRVYTELSEAMDCLQHICTEGCATGHCPDSATCRGLRQLVNHLALCDRKKRHSCGRCKRLWQLLRLHASICVQPDHCQVPLCSQFKQKMDQSNGKDEEEDEKWRLLVKKVVSARIMSCLAKRKRQEGFQDQEQPWLKHNLLE
- the LOC121997471 gene encoding 28 kDa ribonucleoprotein, chloroplastic-like, giving the protein MAAAATTFHSVSMADGLLPSLHTVVFSSKPSFPLLSLPLSSKPFLHLSRSASSFYLKKNPPILPLVSQTSDWALQDEGTAAGIEEYEGDEDQALEGGFIAEGDGGFVEGEEEENVEPPEEAKLYVGNLPYDVDSERLAQLFGKAGVVEVAEVVYNRQTDQSRGFGFVTMSTIQEAEKAVETFHRYEVNGRLLAVNKAAPRGTRVERTPRTFGPSFRIYVGNLSWQVDDGRLEQIFSEHGKVVEARVVYDRETGRSRGFGFVKMESQTEMDDAIAALDGQNLDGRALRVNVAEERPRRAAF